Proteins encoded within one genomic window of Hahella chejuensis KCTC 2396:
- the dndB gene encoding DNA sulfur modification protein DndB, producing MVSSLLNEYTHKFPAVRGMQAGRPCYIAMCPMRLIPKLFVFDEDVVPPELRAQRRLNESRVPDITHYLVENPDSYTLSAITASIDGSVIFEPVADTGPAINLGMLSIGMDTQILVNDGQHRRKAIEQAVKEAHELGHDNIPVLFFVDEGLTRSQQMFADLNKHAVRPSDSLSTLYDHRDGGSKLARYVFECVPCFKSLTDLESSSLSKRSSKLFTLSSLKQASKALLGKRGKDPISEPEMQLACEYWEAVCSNMPHWHDALERNISTSDLREQYIHAHGIGLGALGEAGSDLLRQFPNNWKDKLTHLSEIDWSRSNIKQWRGRAMDNHGKISKTRSSTVLTANIIRHALGVSLGAEQQHIEDQLTS from the coding sequence ATGGTTTCATCTCTACTCAACGAATATACCCACAAATTCCCAGCGGTCCGAGGCATGCAAGCAGGCAGGCCATGCTACATAGCGATGTGCCCGATGAGGCTTATACCCAAATTATTTGTCTTCGACGAAGATGTTGTACCCCCGGAGCTTCGCGCCCAACGTCGCCTAAACGAAAGCCGTGTACCCGATATTACTCATTATCTCGTCGAAAATCCTGATTCATATACGCTCTCTGCGATCACGGCATCTATCGACGGCTCCGTTATTTTCGAGCCTGTGGCGGACACTGGGCCTGCAATTAACTTAGGCATGCTCTCCATTGGTATGGATACCCAGATTCTGGTGAATGATGGTCAGCACCGTCGTAAAGCCATCGAGCAAGCTGTAAAGGAAGCCCATGAGTTAGGGCACGATAATATTCCTGTATTGTTCTTCGTTGATGAGGGCCTCACGCGAAGCCAGCAAATGTTTGCCGACCTTAATAAGCACGCAGTGCGACCTTCAGATTCACTCAGTACGCTCTACGACCATAGAGATGGCGGCTCCAAACTAGCCAGATATGTATTTGAATGCGTGCCCTGCTTTAAGTCCCTAACCGATCTCGAAAGTAGTAGTCTCTCTAAGCGAAGCAGCAAGCTCTTTACCTTGAGCTCTCTAAAACAGGCCTCAAAAGCTCTCCTAGGTAAACGCGGGAAAGATCCAATATCAGAACCCGAAATGCAATTAGCCTGTGAGTACTGGGAAGCTGTCTGTAGTAACATGCCCCACTGGCATGATGCCCTAGAACGCAATATCTCCACCTCCGATCTTCGAGAACAATACATCCATGCTCACGGGATTGGATTGGGAGCACTGGGAGAAGCCGGATCTGACTTGCTGAGACAATTTCCGAATAATTGGAAAGATAAACTCACACACCTATCGGAGATCGACTGGAGTCGCTCAAATATTAAACAGTGGCGAGGCCGAGCCATGGACAATCACGGCAAGATCAGTAAGACACGCAGTAGCACCGTACTCACAGCAAATATCATCCGTCATGCACTTGGAGTATCCCTGGGTGCAGAACAACAACACATCGAAGACCAGCTGACCTCATGA
- a CDS encoding AAA domain-containing protein, protein MEVEIWDGGLQEQEVAAIEKIKAAFSDSVNAPKAPVRGGSLRDQLQSSYGNNKVMLPWKGYAGFRFVEAKKEGEFDLVIVTHCNVIIVELKDWNHQPVTARGDTWYKGDQNMGRSPVSVTRGKKFTLDNKLKRLAQRFTNKGYPPFVHFFVVMTGNADFSQLPEDQLHHTISLTDFLKFADRNTFNKHFRPHPNAQVLNQDFPIFDNLFIGPQTGPKALRVDGYEAKDKIFEHPKKVYKEYIAKSEISTNTEALLRVWKFKNVEGNKAYTPEGRAEIVSREREVLQHINHQNRDLYNHCLRSLTSFQKDEVTAEYSEVYELPPGHVRFNEFIGKYGKAFSELDRLNVTKLLIAKFGDLHEMKIAHRDIADHSLWISPSKEVALSNFISAYHQPIGTVGDYRKSLSVGAVEAQDMLDGGELTPFQQDVHALGLVAWHLLSGKRMSPKSLETVQDDMLNSGQWFSEALLDAVAAKFATATEFFDALKQAEPAGEAIPTFDDAELDPYRHAINHSRQYREDDDFLVETAEKEVYVSGGRLVKAWLNAGGQGDDSAANFQILKFLKLLDKLSSVKPTYLPEIREFGIASKSSSLYMVTDQVQGATWDKALIADDEKIELIGKFVAAVEHLHGLGVAHGDIHPGNVMLETESRSLYLIDIPDFSPAGEELKNHSYSPEYIDGCTSFERDNFAVMKMSCELLGLSWGHESETYPALADAIRAELEDPHFGFKDLGRFKKAIDSGNASSEQSLIEITAGNADEAITILPDNGHLYVKIEPNHKEPTEVKVTFIGIGGSFSAMFCKQQQALLVGFKPWPRSSIRKQDIDDSHFEIGIGIRVIPGRTQEMSALTKLLNEDESFARAIELATAPEEKPEEDTLTLQLKEAFSRLDKQAVEPASAKTLEIPTAKLWRAILDTETESYPNIEVSGETIPVADAHGELLIPYSADVDPLGGFSSSDEVEALLVDKEGVERFIGEVSLKKSALKEIRLVKSRAAAYKLTDTDIVFFRTKQDRASYRKRKRALERLLDREGVMPELMDLFDPSCEKAALNYGISLSDADFARYDREDHHGNKISLNEQQREAFAKLVNNGPLSLLQGPPGTGKTEFIAAFVHYLVEMQNTKRILLVSQSHEAVNTAAERIRKHCARLNTDLEVVRFSNREGAVSPGLKDVYSNAITTEKRELFNAESKYRVEALSEAIGLEPEFISSVVLAELKLFKQIDHLETLLYQVNDLSDEKDIKELKEISVKLDLSIRSKLSTEYGISLDAGARVSEAKDILISKLCREYGVRPDEARRVKALAKISRDMQEALSGERVNVDEFYARSRQLVAGTCVGIGQGHIGIQENIYDWVIIDEAARSIASELAIAMQSASRVLLVGDHLQLPPLYSDAHKAALARKLGIHSSRTEIDEVLRSDFARAFNSTYGDQASAALLTQYRMAPPIGDLVSKTFYEGKLRNGERAIPDVYQHAPRALRSMVTWLDTSSLGQRAHHSEDRGRSIYNRSEADQIISVLKQVSEDAEFVAELSKLTSEDEAAIGVICMYAEQKRLLRQKFNQEIWSDGFKDIVKIDTVDSYQGKENRIIILSLTRSDKQHSPGFLRAPNRINVAMSRAMDRLLIVGNADIWKGNNKELPLGSVVRYMTERGQEAGYTFISAKQDGKQK, encoded by the coding sequence ATGGAAGTAGAAATTTGGGATGGAGGCTTACAAGAACAGGAAGTTGCAGCCATCGAGAAAATAAAGGCTGCCTTTTCAGATTCAGTTAATGCACCTAAGGCTCCCGTTCGTGGAGGATCTCTGCGCGATCAGCTGCAAAGCAGTTATGGCAACAACAAAGTTATGCTCCCTTGGAAAGGCTATGCAGGTTTTCGTTTCGTTGAGGCAAAAAAAGAAGGCGAATTCGATTTAGTCATTGTAACGCACTGCAACGTTATCATCGTTGAATTGAAAGACTGGAACCATCAGCCTGTTACCGCACGTGGCGACACCTGGTATAAGGGCGACCAGAACATGGGGCGCTCTCCAGTCAGTGTAACTCGCGGCAAAAAATTCACACTAGACAACAAGCTAAAGCGGCTGGCTCAACGTTTCACGAACAAAGGCTATCCCCCTTTTGTTCACTTCTTCGTTGTCATGACTGGAAATGCAGACTTCAGTCAGTTGCCTGAAGATCAGCTTCACCATACGATCTCGTTAACCGATTTCCTTAAGTTTGCTGATCGCAATACCTTTAACAAGCACTTCAGGCCACACCCCAACGCACAGGTTCTGAACCAAGATTTTCCCATTTTTGATAACTTGTTCATAGGGCCTCAGACTGGACCTAAAGCTCTACGGGTAGATGGTTACGAAGCCAAAGATAAGATTTTCGAACACCCGAAGAAAGTATACAAAGAGTATATTGCCAAGTCAGAGATCTCGACCAACACAGAGGCTTTGCTTCGGGTATGGAAGTTCAAGAATGTCGAAGGTAACAAGGCATACACTCCTGAAGGAAGAGCAGAGATTGTTTCCCGTGAGCGTGAAGTGTTACAGCATATTAATCACCAAAACCGGGATTTATATAACCACTGCTTGCGGTCACTGACGAGTTTCCAAAAAGACGAGGTGACAGCAGAGTACAGCGAGGTATACGAACTTCCTCCTGGCCATGTTCGGTTTAACGAGTTTATCGGAAAGTATGGCAAGGCTTTCTCAGAACTAGACCGCTTGAATGTCACTAAGCTGCTAATTGCTAAGTTTGGCGACCTACACGAGATGAAAATTGCTCACAGGGATATCGCTGATCATAGTCTTTGGATCTCACCATCAAAAGAGGTCGCGCTTTCAAACTTTATCTCGGCTTATCATCAACCTATTGGTACCGTTGGAGATTATCGCAAGAGTCTGTCAGTGGGTGCTGTTGAAGCACAAGACATGCTAGATGGGGGCGAATTGACGCCTTTTCAGCAGGATGTTCATGCCTTGGGTCTTGTTGCCTGGCACTTGCTTAGCGGGAAGCGTATGTCTCCTAAGAGCCTGGAAACAGTTCAGGATGACATGTTAAACAGTGGTCAATGGTTTTCAGAAGCATTGTTGGATGCTGTTGCTGCAAAGTTCGCCACTGCTACAGAGTTCTTTGATGCGTTGAAGCAAGCCGAACCTGCAGGCGAGGCTATTCCAACATTTGACGATGCTGAGCTTGATCCTTACCGGCATGCTATCAACCACTCACGTCAGTATCGGGAAGATGATGACTTTCTGGTAGAGACCGCTGAAAAAGAGGTCTATGTCTCAGGCGGAAGACTCGTAAAAGCCTGGTTGAATGCTGGCGGACAAGGAGATGACTCAGCGGCAAACTTCCAGATTCTTAAGTTTCTGAAACTGCTAGATAAGCTTTCTTCAGTTAAACCGACTTACCTACCGGAAATCCGTGAGTTTGGTATTGCTTCTAAGTCATCGAGTCTGTACATGGTTACAGATCAAGTGCAAGGAGCTACTTGGGACAAGGCGCTGATTGCAGACGATGAGAAAATAGAGCTAATTGGTAAGTTTGTTGCAGCTGTAGAGCACTTACACGGCCTTGGCGTTGCTCACGGCGATATCCATCCTGGCAATGTAATGCTGGAGACTGAAAGTCGCTCTCTTTACTTAATCGATATCCCAGACTTTTCACCGGCAGGGGAGGAGCTCAAGAACCACAGCTACAGTCCTGAATATATCGATGGTTGTACCTCTTTTGAGCGTGACAACTTTGCAGTGATGAAGATGTCCTGCGAGTTGCTAGGTTTGTCTTGGGGGCATGAGTCTGAAACTTACCCAGCCTTGGCAGATGCGATTCGAGCTGAGTTAGAAGATCCTCATTTTGGGTTTAAGGATTTAGGCCGCTTCAAAAAGGCGATAGATAGCGGTAATGCATCATCAGAGCAAAGCCTGATTGAGATTACGGCAGGCAATGCCGATGAAGCTATCACTATCCTGCCCGATAACGGGCATCTGTATGTCAAAATTGAGCCGAACCATAAGGAGCCAACTGAAGTCAAAGTAACCTTCATTGGGATTGGCGGCAGCTTTTCTGCAATGTTCTGCAAACAGCAGCAAGCTCTGCTTGTTGGCTTTAAGCCATGGCCACGGTCATCTATTCGCAAGCAGGATATTGACGATAGCCATTTTGAAATTGGCATTGGCATACGGGTTATTCCTGGTCGCACGCAAGAAATGTCTGCTTTGACTAAGCTGCTCAATGAAGATGAGTCTTTTGCACGTGCGATTGAGCTGGCAACAGCACCTGAAGAAAAGCCAGAAGAAGACACACTAACTCTTCAGTTGAAGGAAGCCTTCTCAAGGCTAGATAAGCAGGCTGTGGAGCCAGCTTCAGCAAAGACGTTGGAAATACCGACTGCGAAACTGTGGCGGGCAATCCTAGATACTGAGACCGAGTCGTATCCCAATATTGAAGTCAGTGGTGAAACTATTCCTGTAGCAGACGCTCATGGAGAGCTTCTGATACCTTACTCTGCTGATGTAGATCCTCTAGGTGGATTCAGCAGTAGTGATGAAGTCGAAGCATTATTGGTTGATAAGGAAGGGGTAGAGAGGTTTATTGGCGAGGTGTCACTTAAGAAGTCAGCGCTTAAGGAGATCCGGCTGGTCAAATCTCGTGCGGCAGCATACAAGTTGACCGACACTGATATTGTCTTCTTCCGCACCAAACAGGATCGTGCTTCGTATCGCAAACGTAAACGAGCTTTGGAGCGACTACTCGATCGAGAAGGTGTGATGCCAGAACTGATGGATCTCTTTGACCCATCTTGCGAAAAAGCTGCCCTCAACTATGGCATTTCGTTAAGTGATGCTGACTTCGCCAGGTATGATCGTGAAGACCACCACGGAAACAAGATCAGCCTAAATGAACAGCAGCGAGAGGCGTTCGCCAAGTTGGTCAACAATGGACCGCTTTCCTTGCTACAGGGCCCTCCGGGGACGGGTAAAACTGAGTTTATTGCGGCCTTTGTGCATTATTTGGTTGAGATGCAGAACACCAAACGCATCTTGTTGGTTAGCCAGTCACATGAGGCTGTAAATACAGCTGCTGAGCGGATCAGGAAGCACTGTGCTCGACTAAATACGGATCTGGAAGTCGTAAGGTTTAGTAACCGCGAAGGGGCTGTTTCTCCAGGGCTAAAAGATGTCTATTCGAACGCAATCACAACGGAGAAGCGTGAACTTTTCAACGCTGAGAGTAAGTATCGCGTTGAAGCGTTGAGTGAGGCCATTGGCTTGGAGCCTGAGTTCATTTCCAGTGTTGTGCTGGCCGAGCTTAAGCTGTTCAAGCAAATTGATCACCTTGAGACATTGCTATATCAAGTCAATGACTTAAGCGATGAGAAAGACATAAAGGAGCTGAAAGAGATATCAGTAAAACTGGATCTTTCAATCCGTTCCAAGCTAAGCACAGAGTACGGCATTAGCCTGGATGCAGGAGCGAGGGTCTCAGAAGCAAAAGATATTCTGATTTCCAAGCTATGTAGGGAGTATGGCGTCAGACCTGATGAGGCACGTCGAGTCAAAGCGCTAGCAAAAATATCGCGGGATATGCAGGAAGCTTTGTCTGGAGAGCGGGTCAACGTTGACGAGTTTTATGCGCGCTCCAGACAGTTGGTGGCTGGAACATGTGTCGGTATTGGGCAGGGCCACATTGGCATTCAGGAGAACATCTACGACTGGGTGATCATCGACGAGGCTGCACGCTCAATTGCGAGTGAACTAGCCATTGCGATGCAGTCTGCTAGTCGTGTCTTGCTAGTGGGAGACCACCTGCAGCTTCCTCCGTTGTACTCCGATGCGCATAAGGCTGCTTTGGCAAGGAAGTTGGGTATCCACAGTTCGCGCACTGAGATCGATGAAGTGTTGCGAAGTGACTTTGCTCGCGCATTCAACTCTACCTATGGTGATCAAGCTAGCGCTGCATTGCTGACGCAGTATCGTATGGCCCCGCCTATTGGTGATCTGGTATCGAAGACCTTCTATGAAGGTAAGCTTCGAAATGGCGAGCGAGCAATTCCGGACGTCTATCAGCATGCCCCGCGAGCTTTGCGCAGCATGGTGACCTGGCTAGATACCTCTAGCTTGGGCCAGCGGGCGCATCACTCGGAAGATCGTGGGAGAAGTATCTACAACCGCAGCGAAGCCGATCAGATTATATCTGTGCTCAAACAGGTGTCTGAAGATGCTGAATTTGTAGCGGAGCTATCGAAGCTCACTAGCGAAGATGAAGCTGCAATAGGTGTGATTTGCATGTATGCCGAGCAAAAGCGGTTGCTTCGCCAGAAATTCAATCAGGAAATCTGGAGTGATGGCTTCAAGGATATTGTCAAAATTGACACTGTAGACAGCTATCAAGGTAAAGAAAATAGGATCATCATTTTGTCCTTGACGCGTTCTGATAAGCAGCATAGCCCCGGATTCCTGCGAGCGCCAAATCGGATCAACGTTGCGATGTCTCGTGCAATGGATCGTTTGTTGATTGTTGGTAATGCGGATATTTGGAAGGGGAACAACAAAGAGCTGCCATTAGGCTCCGTTGTTCGCTATATGACTGAGCGTGGTCAGGAAGCTGGGTACACATTTATCTCAGCTAAGCAGGATGGGAAACAGAAATGA
- the dndE gene encoding DNA sulfur modification protein DndE → MLPQKMKISEKAFTSLRRLQNNTGLTVNIGARLAFFASIERGFTWNGDDIQLTQRELDKYSWLGDHGDIIEMLLKQKYPNLDNKDYYKAWAIHVDDGAIVIENKSSLESLM, encoded by the coding sequence ATGCTGCCACAAAAAATGAAAATCTCAGAAAAGGCCTTTACCTCACTACGCCGGCTGCAGAATAACACAGGTTTAACAGTGAATATCGGTGCTCGCCTGGCGTTCTTTGCTTCGATTGAACGTGGCTTCACATGGAATGGCGATGACATCCAACTTACGCAACGTGAACTGGATAAGTATAGTTGGCTGGGTGACCACGGCGATATTATTGAGATGCTACTGAAACAGAAATACCCAAACCTTGACAACAAAGACTACTACAAGGCTTGGGCCATCCATGTGGATGATGGTGCAATAGTGATAGAGAACAAAAGCTCATTAGAGAGCTTGATGTAG
- the dndC gene encoding DNA phosphorothioation system sulfurtransferase DndC, translated as MSQRKTLYPSMDKMLEASAFAGRPALDLILEIQSLYLENDKPWVIGFSGGKDSTTVLSLIYVALTGLPEAKRHKHIYVISSDTLVETPMVVDMINDSIEAINRNAQDKKLPISAHVVYPAWNETFWVNLLGKGYPAPTQNFRWCTERMKIDPVSTFIKDKIARFGEVIVVLGARSQESSSRAQVIAKHKIEGSSLSRHSSLPGAFTYMPIEDWTFDEVWMYLLGAPAPWGGDHFELFELYKDSSAGECPLVIDTNTPSCGNSRFGCWTCTVVTKDRAIEGLIDSGEVWLKKLKSFRNKLFKTTLPENKNEYRNFKRRTGRIQYARGAIDNDNIAEIKTIPGPYLLEYRKQWLKELLTIEKNLIEEGRKIQLIHPEELHAIRKEWMFDPNEPDWSDELPKIYHSVYGEDLDWVEHDSGAFSQADADLIAELSAENGVPAELVMKLLELELSMDGLSRRKGLFNKIENLLKNDWGSKEDIQAAKAAATHTSDFKNKLKTELNTESSDLHLKSVYDEQLKALTKEYEALS; from the coding sequence ATGAGCCAAAGAAAAACACTATACCCCAGCATGGATAAGATGCTGGAGGCGTCTGCATTCGCCGGCCGTCCGGCGCTCGATCTGATTCTGGAAATACAGAGCCTCTACCTGGAGAATGACAAACCATGGGTTATCGGCTTTAGTGGCGGCAAAGATAGTACAACAGTTTTATCTCTCATCTATGTAGCTCTTACTGGCCTCCCAGAAGCAAAGCGCCACAAACATATCTATGTGATCTCATCAGACACCCTGGTCGAAACGCCTATGGTCGTCGATATGATCAACGATTCGATTGAGGCCATTAACAGAAATGCGCAGGACAAGAAGCTGCCTATTTCGGCCCACGTTGTTTACCCCGCATGGAACGAAACCTTTTGGGTAAACCTCTTGGGTAAAGGCTACCCCGCACCGACTCAAAACTTCCGTTGGTGTACTGAGCGGATGAAAATCGATCCAGTCAGCACCTTTATCAAAGATAAAATTGCTCGCTTTGGTGAAGTCATCGTTGTCTTAGGCGCTCGTAGTCAAGAAAGCTCTTCCCGCGCTCAGGTCATTGCAAAACATAAGATCGAAGGTTCTTCACTATCCCGTCACTCATCGTTACCTGGCGCCTTTACCTATATGCCAATTGAGGACTGGACCTTCGATGAAGTTTGGATGTACCTCTTAGGTGCCCCTGCCCCCTGGGGTGGTGACCACTTCGAACTGTTCGAGCTTTACAAAGACTCAAGTGCGGGTGAGTGCCCCTTGGTGATAGATACCAACACACCCTCCTGTGGTAACTCCCGGTTTGGCTGCTGGACTTGCACGGTCGTCACAAAAGACAGAGCCATTGAAGGACTTATTGATTCAGGGGAAGTGTGGCTGAAGAAGCTTAAAAGCTTTCGCAACAAGCTCTTTAAAACTACGCTTCCAGAAAATAAGAACGAGTACCGTAACTTTAAGCGTCGTACCGGACGAATTCAGTATGCACGCGGCGCAATTGACAATGACAATATCGCCGAAATCAAAACGATTCCTGGGCCTTACCTGCTCGAATACAGAAAGCAATGGCTGAAAGAACTACTTACTATTGAGAAAAACCTCATAGAGGAAGGGCGAAAAATTCAGCTTATTCACCCAGAAGAGCTTCATGCCATTCGAAAAGAGTGGATGTTCGATCCCAATGAGCCAGACTGGTCAGACGAACTGCCCAAAATCTACCACAGTGTCTATGGCGAAGACTTAGACTGGGTCGAGCACGATAGTGGAGCCTTCTCACAGGCAGACGCCGACCTCATTGCCGAGCTTTCGGCCGAGAATGGTGTACCCGCAGAATTGGTCATGAAGCTTTTAGAGCTTGAGCTCTCCATGGACGGCCTTAGTCGCCGCAAAGGGTTATTTAACAAGATTGAGAACTTGCTCAAGAACGACTGGGGAAGCAAGGAAGATATTCAAGCGGCCAAAGCAGCAGCGACCCACACGTCAGACTTTAAAAACAAACTGAAAACTGAGCTCAACACCGAAAGCTCAGATCTACACCTGAAGTCTGTCTATGACGAACAACTCAAAGCTCTGACAAAAGAGTATGAGGCCCTAAGCTAA
- the dndD gene encoding DNA sulfur modification protein DndD: MILKSLYLQNFGVFQGSFDDNHVDLEPRVKYNRKRPIILFGGLNGAGKTTTLTAIRLALYGKQSLGRSVSVQIYHQFLVDAIHKPKGKVLAPNTAGIKLDFNFGRQGEVIDYTVERVWTVRGKSVFENVEIYQNDEHLKSLTDHQKQAFLNELIPIGVADLFFFDGEKIADLAEDNNNSALADAINRLLGLDIIDRLKADLGVYLRDRKRDKLPSAIQKEMEALENSYKSLYSKYQSQLADIEALRIESTELETTKERLNQIINDLGGAWASNRQEAETKEKMLRAKRNELQVQIRNLIADAAPLALATNQIAALLKQLTDEQQSKRQLVLQVELRKQLNKIQSALIKSLGKEHKKAIETSIEESLPAATSIDTNIIHDISDSEFNRLNHLITKVVPEQQAKVKALSSELEEVEEELAHVGLNISRAPDERRISNFVSELGEIENSLGQRQVEIKQRTEAAKATLREAMDSLRKLREKEKEFGNVTNLDQAVTLADRTRGLLESFSSKSRETRINTLEQEFIKSFAKLARKDDLMITAKIDPETFSVSLIDGTGHIIDKKKLSAGEKQIYAIAMLEALGRTSGRNLPIIIDTPLGRLDSHHRENLVKNYFPTASHQVLILSTDTEVDEDFYKELSPEISHAFEVAYDPEAGSSVYYEGYFWRH; encoded by the coding sequence ATGATTTTGAAAAGCCTCTACTTACAAAATTTTGGTGTTTTCCAAGGCAGTTTTGACGACAACCATGTCGACCTGGAACCACGAGTAAAGTACAACCGCAAGCGGCCGATCATTCTTTTCGGTGGCCTGAATGGTGCTGGTAAAACAACAACGCTTACCGCTATAAGACTTGCACTCTATGGCAAGCAGAGTCTCGGACGTTCAGTGTCTGTTCAGATCTACCACCAATTTTTAGTTGATGCCATCCATAAACCTAAGGGAAAGGTTCTCGCACCTAATACTGCCGGCATAAAGCTAGACTTCAACTTTGGGCGCCAGGGTGAGGTCATCGACTACACCGTCGAGCGCGTCTGGACAGTGCGCGGCAAGAGCGTTTTTGAAAATGTCGAGATCTACCAGAACGACGAACACCTCAAAAGTCTTACTGACCATCAAAAGCAGGCCTTCCTCAATGAGCTGATTCCAATTGGTGTGGCAGATCTGTTTTTCTTCGATGGAGAGAAGATCGCCGACCTCGCCGAAGATAACAACAACAGTGCATTGGCTGATGCCATCAATCGTCTTTTAGGCTTGGACATAATTGATCGGCTAAAGGCAGATCTTGGTGTTTACTTGCGTGATCGGAAACGAGATAAGCTACCCTCTGCCATTCAAAAGGAGATGGAAGCCCTCGAGAACAGCTACAAATCTCTTTACTCCAAATATCAGTCTCAACTAGCCGATATCGAAGCTCTAAGGATTGAATCGACCGAGCTCGAGACGACTAAAGAACGCTTGAACCAAATTATCAATGATCTGGGAGGTGCCTGGGCCAGCAATAGACAAGAGGCCGAAACTAAAGAAAAAATGCTGAGAGCCAAGCGGAATGAATTACAAGTGCAAATCAGGAATTTGATTGCAGATGCGGCTCCTCTAGCATTGGCGACAAATCAAATAGCCGCTCTGCTAAAGCAGCTGACTGACGAACAACAGTCTAAACGCCAACTGGTTCTCCAGGTTGAGCTACGTAAGCAGCTAAACAAAATTCAGAGCGCACTAATCAAGTCACTCGGAAAAGAGCACAAAAAGGCCATTGAAACCTCTATTGAAGAAAGCTTACCCGCTGCGACCTCCATTGATACGAACATTATCCACGATATCTCTGATAGCGAATTCAACCGCCTGAATCACCTAATTACCAAAGTTGTGCCAGAACAACAAGCCAAAGTGAAGGCGCTCTCTAGTGAACTTGAAGAAGTCGAAGAAGAACTAGCTCATGTTGGCCTCAATATTTCACGCGCTCCAGATGAGCGTCGGATTTCTAACTTTGTTTCCGAACTGGGCGAAATCGAAAACTCCCTTGGACAGCGCCAAGTTGAAATCAAACAAAGGACTGAAGCAGCCAAAGCCACTCTGCGCGAGGCCATGGATAGCTTGCGCAAACTTCGAGAAAAAGAGAAGGAGTTCGGTAACGTAACAAATCTGGATCAAGCGGTCACTTTAGCTGACCGTACTCGAGGACTATTGGAAAGCTTCTCCAGCAAAAGTCGCGAAACCAGGATCAATACCCTTGAGCAAGAGTTTATTAAATCTTTTGCCAAACTAGCCCGTAAAGACGATCTGATGATTACCGCTAAAATTGACCCCGAAACCTTCAGCGTCTCGCTAATCGACGGTACAGGTCATATCATCGATAAGAAGAAACTATCCGCAGGTGAGAAGCAGATCTACGCTATTGCCATGCTGGAAGCCCTTGGACGGACCTCTGGTCGCAACCTGCCAATCATTATTGATACGCCACTGGGCCGACTAGACTCCCACCACCGCGAGAATCTGGTTAAAAACTACTTCCCAACCGCAAGTCATCAAGTATTAATCTTATCGACGGATACCGAAGTCGATGAAGACTTCTATAAAGAACTGTCGCCAGAGATATCGCACGCTTTCGAGGTCGCTTACGACCCAGAAGCTGGAAGTTCCGTATACTACGAAGGCTACTTCTGGCGTCACTGA